The stretch of DNA TCCTCACCGCGGACAAAAGGATCTTTGAGCTTTCTGGTATCTATCTTTCCGTTTACGGTATTGGAAATGACCAGTTTTTTTTCTGTCAGCTGTTACTTTGATACTACCGTTATCCGGTGTGTATTTCACTGCGTTGGAAATGAGGTTTTCCACTATCTTTTCGAAAGATGTTGATTCGGCCTTGACTGTCGCGCTGCCTTCAAGTGAAAAGCTTATATTATTCTGTTCAAGCAGCGGCTCATATTTCTTCACTACTTCACTTACTACCTTGCCCACATCGGTCGTTTCATACTTAAATCCAGCGTTTCCGTCCATGCTGTTGAGCATAAGCGTCCTGCTCATGGTAGAGTCTGCAAATTCCACGTTTTCGATTATAGCTTCAAGATATTCCTTCTGTTCCTCGTCTGTCAGCTTTCCGTCAAGGATGTTCTCGGCGTAGCCGCCTATCGCCATAAGCGGTGTTTTTCATATCGTGTGCAAGATGGTTGGTAAGATCCCGCTCGTAGTCTTCCAGCGCGTATTTCAGTTTGTTTTTTAAATATTTATTACGGCAGATCAGAGATGAGATAATGATAACAAACAATACAAATATGATAATGTATCTAATGTAAATTCTATAAAATTCAGGTGTTTTATATTTCAGTGTATTGATGAGGTAAACCGAATACTTCTTGTTATCAAGCCAAATGTAAAAATGATCATATTGAAAAATATCTGTTTCAGACATCAGTTTATCATAGGTTTCTTTATCAGATATTCCGGCAGAATTATATTTCAGGTTAAAATACCCTGCAATACGGTCAATATCTTCTTTGTTTTCACCACACACCCATGCGTTTCCGACAGTAGACGGATACGCATTTTTTTTCATCATTTCTGAATTCAATAAGTTCATAATTTTCATTGTCTGCAGTTACAGATAAATCCCTGTGAACGACTAACTCATTATCAGCCCCATACCCTTCATAGCTGGCTACACATGGTATAAATGTGCGTTCTGTTCTGTTGACATAAGCACTCTTTACGCTGATATTCAATGATAATGAATTTTTCCTGCCGCTCATAATATCATTCCAGAAAATATCAGCTTCCTTATTCTCGCCCTTTTTGAACACATAATAATCGTTGTCAGTATTATTTTTACCAAATAATATTCTGAGAAGAATACGTTCAGTTCCGGAGGCAACTACATTATTATTTTCATCCAGAACCACTGCTGCTGAATGACATCCAGGTGATCGGTTATATGATCCTATAATATAGTCGCTGGAAGTACTTGTTCCGCCCATAAATGAAGGATTTATAATCGTATTTTCATAAAACGTTCTGTAAATATCATTTATATGAACTTCATTGTATGCTTTGTCTGCAAGCATATTCTCAAACTGATCCAGTTTATCCTGAACATCTGAAGAATTACTGATACGGATTGCATCTTCCTGCAGCCACTTAACATTTGCCGGATCGTTAAGCTGGTATGAAATTGTATTCGTAAGCAGCATCCACTGAATCTGCGCGTACACAACGCACACCGCCAAAGCCACTGACGTTGTTTTTATAATAAGTCCCTTCAAAGTCTCTCGTTTTGTTTTCTTAAATCTCTTTTTCATACACATTCAGCTCCTTCTTAATTGTCCGTGAGCTTATATCCTCTGCCGATTGCGGTATGTATCTGTTTTCCGGCTTCGCCGAGCTTTTTCCTCAGACGCTTTACGGTGTTATCCACCACACGGTCAACGCCGAAATAATCTTCTCCCCATACCTTGTCAAGCAGGGTGTTGCGGTCAACCACCCAGCCCTCGTGATTTATCAGATAACTCATTAACGCAAACTCCTTCTGCGTCAGGTCAACTTCCTCATCACCTACACAGCAGATAAGCTTTCTGGTATCAATGCTTATGGCTCCGCATCTTACAACGCTGTTCTGTATCCCCTCATTGCGTTTTACCACTGCGGTGCATTTTGCGAAAAGAGCAGTTAAAAGAAATGGCTTTACTATGTAGTCATCGCATCCGAGATCATAGCCGTGAAGGATATCCTCCTCGCGGGCTCTTGCTGTTATGAATATGACCGGTATGTCGCTGCGGCGCCTTATACTGCGGCATACTGTAAATCCGTCGGCACCCGGAAGCATAATATCAAGCAGGACCAGCGAATAACCGTCAAGTCCCTGTTCAATGGTATCAAGAGCGTCAGTGCCGTTATGCACTTCTGTTATCTCCGCACCGTTGTTAGTAAAATACTTCGTTATTACCTTACAGATCTGCAGATCATCTTCAATAAGCAGAATTTTCATTGCCATACCACCTTTCCTGCTCTTCTGATACTGATTATATCAGAGTCATGTAACATTCGTGTAACAAAACGAGTTCATTGCTGTATAAAAAAATCTCAGATACTAATATCAATATCTGAGATCAATAATTATTCTTTCCGTCTGCAAACTAAAATCAGGACTAGTATCAGCTTTTCTGCTTGATGTCTTTCACAGGCTTTGTTTTCTTCTTTGCCGGCTTCTTTCTCACCGAATACCCGAACTCGCCGAGTTTTCTGCCGAGTGAGAAATATTCACCGTGGGAGTAGGCCATAAGGCCTGCCTGCTGGAGATTTAGCTTGCCTTTGCTGTCGATATATCTTTCCTCGATATCCACGGCAACGACCTCGGCGATGAACATATCGTGCGTGCCGAGATGCTTTACTTCAGTGACCTTACATTCAAGACTCAGCGGGCTTTCCGAAATAACAGGTGCCTCCACCTTTGATGCCTTTTCCTTGTGAAAACCACACTTTTCTATTTTGTCTATCTTACTGCCGGAACGCACTCCGCAGAAATCAACTGAATGTGCCATTGCCGAAGTTGTGAGATTGATAACAAATTCTCCGCTTCTGCGAATTATTTCATAGGAGTGTCTGCTCGGTCTAACTGAAATGTACACCATCGTCGGATGGGTATTGATTATTCCAGTCCAGGCAACAGTAAACACATTTGCCTTTTCCATTGTTCCGCAGGAAACGAGCACAGCCGGAAGCGGTGCCATGAGTGTTCCCGGTTTCCATGTTACCTTAGGCATTTAAATCAGCTCCGTATTACAGTATTTTCTTAAAGATCACTTTTCCGAGTATGTTCATAAAGCTTACATCCATCTGCGGCCACTTCTTGAAAAGACGGGTCAGTTCAAATGAGATCATACCCTTTACACCATTTTCATCAGCAGTTATACACTGTACAGCAGCCTTGACATCATCTGCCTTCATACGGGCATATGCGCTGGCGTTGCGCCCTTCAAGAATATCAGTATTATCCATGACAAACATTCCGTCTGATGAGAAATTGTCAGTATAGCCGTCATCCATGAGATAATCAGCACAGTCTCCGTCATACGATTCCGGATACGAAAGCTTAAGCTTCATATCATCTCCTGTATAAATACGAATGCGGTCTATGTCAAAAGCAGAGACTATAGTCATAAGTGCATCAGAAACAGTCAGGGTTCCGTCTGCTGTAAGTCCTGTAATCACCGAAGCGGTAACTCCTGTCTTGTCAGAATTTCTCCGGTCACCGGAAAGTGCTGTCTTTATCGCCTTTG from Ruminococcus sp. HUN007 encodes:
- a CDS encoding response regulator transcription factor; this translates as MAMKILLIEDDLQICKVITKYFTNNGAEITEVHNGTDALDTIEQGLDGYSLVLLDIMLPGADGFTVCRSIRRRSDIPVIFITARAREEDILHGYDLGCDDYIVKPFLLTALFAKCTAVVKRNEGIQNSVVRCGAISIDTRKLICCVGDEEVDLTQKEFALMSYLINHEGWVVDRNTLLDKVWGEDYFGVDRVVDNTVKRLRKKLGEAGKQIHTAIGRGYKLTDN
- a CDS encoding flavin reductase family protein, whose translation is MPKVTWKPGTLMAPLPAVLVSCGTMEKANVFTVAWTGIINTHPTMVYISVRPSRHSYEIIRRSGEFVINLTTSAMAHSVDFCGVRSGSKIDKIEKCGFHKEKASKVEAPVISESPLSLECKVTEVKHLGTHDMFIAEVVAVDIEERYIDSKGKLNLQQAGLMAYSHGEYFSLGRKLGEFGYSVRKKPAKKKTKPVKDIKQKS
- a CDS encoding HAMP domain-containing sensor histidine kinase, which codes for MAIGGYAENILDGKLTDEEQKEYLEAIIENVEFADSTMSRTLMLNSMDGNAGFKYETTDVGKVVSEVVKKYEPLLEQNNISFSLEGSATVKAESTSFEKIVENLISNAVKYTPDNGSIKVTADRKKTGHFQYRKRKDRYQKAQRSFCPR